One Punica granatum isolate Tunisia-2019 chromosome 3, ASM765513v2, whole genome shotgun sequence genomic window carries:
- the LOC116201908 gene encoding B-box zinc finger protein 32: MKGRVCELCGADASLYCSSDSAFLCFRCDADVHGANFLVARHIRHSVCSSCGSLAETRFSGSGVAHRTIVCKSCSGERPLPPADDSDCLSSESDCVSWTGSAAAAAPAKIRRPGCNRRRELERVSFSSSLTETSGKDDSARLPSGEVSSPAARIGRKSSLAVARIDARAEGILGIWRQRLGLSDGSVVDRASRALGLCGGEMTALPLRVLLAAAFWLGLRMSRARKDATWQVLIRRLEEVSGVPAKLIVAAAAKLARACRARRKLGGDDPEEGCAECSV; the protein is encoded by the coding sequence ATGAAAGGCAGAGTCTGCGAGCTCTGCGGAGCCGACGCCTCGCTCTACTGCTCCTCGGACTCCGCCTTCCTCTGCTTCCGCTGCGACGCCGACGTCCACGGCGCCAACTTCCTCGTCGCCCGCCACATCCGCCACTCTGTCTGCTCCTCCTGCGGGTCCCTCGCCGAAACCCGATTCTCCGGCTCCGGCGTCGCTCATCGGACAATCGTCTGCAAGTCCTGCTCCGGCGAGCGCCCACTCCCTCCGGCGGATGACTCCGACTGTCTCTCGTCGGAGTCGGACTGTGTCTCGTGGACCGGATCCGCCGCCGCGGCTGCTCCTGCGAAGATCCGTCGGCCGGGCTGTAACCGTAGGCGCGAGTTGGAGAGAGTCTCCTTCTCGAGCTCGCTGACGGAGACGTCCGGGAAGGACGACTCGGCGAGGTTGCCCTCCGGTGAGGTTAGCTCCCCCGCGGCGAGGATCGGGAGGAAATCGTCGCTGGCCGTGGCACGGATAGACGCCAGGGCGGAGGGCATTTTGGGGATTTGGCGGCAGAGGCTAGGTCTGAGCGACGGCTCGGTCGTGGACCGGGCCTCCCGAGCCCTTGGCTTATGCGGGGGTGAAATGACGGCCCTGCCGCTGAGGGTCCTGCTGGCGGCAGCGTTTTGGCTCGGGCTGAGGATGTCCAGGGCCAGGAAGGATGCCACGTGGCAGGTGCTGATCAGGAGGCTGGAGGAAGTCTCCGGGGTTCCGGCCAAGCTGATAGTGGCCGCTGCGGCCAAGCTCGCGCGTGCGTGCCGGGCCAGGCGGAAACTGGGCGGTGACGACCCCGAAGAAGGCTGCGCGGAGTGCTCCGTGTGA